The genomic window TCGACGGCGTCGCTGATCGCGTCGGTGCCCCGCGGTCGCTCGGCTAATTCGAGCAATACGTCGGCGTACAGGCGGCTGTTCTCGGTCGCCTCGAGTTCGTCAGTGAGCCGATCGAGCACGTCGGTAAGCCGGCCCTGCACCCAGCGCTGGGCCATCGACAGTTCGTTTTCGAGGCGTTCGAGTTCGCGCAGCTCGGCAGCCAGCGACTGGCTGTCGTCGCCGTCGCGGCTGGCGTGGATATCGAGCGAGAGATATCGCCACGTCGTCACGTCCAGCGCCCGATTGCGCGGGTACGCGCTTTTCGTACCGAACTCGTAGGGGGAGACGTTGACTTCGAGACGGAGATTGCGGGAGATATGAAAGTATTTGCGCCGCTGGCTGTCCGTGCGGCTCTCGATGATCCCTGCCTCCTCGAGCTTTCGCAGATGATCGATCACCGCTTTCGGACTGACGTCGAGATACTCGCTGATCTCGGTGACATAGCAGGGCTTGTGCGCGAGAAGCCGGAGGATCCGTCGGCGATTTTCGTTACCGAGGAGATCGAGCAGGGCTGCAGAGTCCATCTACCGTAAGTTGGCTGTCAGTGATCAAAAGCGTGTCTGCTTGGTAGCCGGTGCTCTCTACCGAGACTCACGGGTCGGCAGGCGGGACGTCACGGTCGGACTGCCCGGTCTCCGGCGGTTCATCGTTTTGCTGATCGTCGGAGCCCTGCTCGGTATCGTCGCCCGGACTATCGTTTCGCGCCGGGACGTCCTCTGGGGGGCCGACGTCTTCAGGGGCGGGGCCGCCGGGAGTTGCGCCTGCTGCCGCAGCAACCTCGGGCCCTCGGAGGTCGGCGACGCCCTGGGAGAGGTCATCGAAGGCTGCACCGGAATGGCCCGCTTGCGTCGCGCGCGCGGCGGAGTTGTTCACTTCGCGATCGATCGAGTGAATCTGACTCGCAACACGGCTCATCTTGATCTCCGTGCTGATATCGTCCTCCTCACGCTCTTCGAGCGATGCTTTCTGTTGTTCGAGTGCTGTCAGCCTGGCGTCGAGTCCCATCGCACGATCTTCGAGCACTGCTGCCCGATCATCGGCCCGGTCGTACTCGGCGTCAAACATCCCTTCACTCACCGCGCTTTCCGCACCCGCACTGCTCGATTGCATGAACGAACCGGTCTGCATGCCGAGACTCGCGTTCTCGGCACTTTCGGCTTCGTCCCCTTCGTCGAGTGCCACCGCTGTCGCCCCTGTGAGAGAGACGACGGCGATGATACCGAGAGCGGCAACCGCGGCGAGTACGAGGGCACGACGGGGTCTCATTGATCAGTCCTACCATCACTACTCGTAAAAAAGCGCACTTTTGTTCGTTCCGTTCATCGACCCCGAGAAACCGCCTGATACGGCATATGAGAGTTTAAAACGAGCAGAGATTGCGTAATACCGGGCGTGTATGATCCAAATGCGCATCCGCCAGAACACCAGGTGCCGCGCAAGCAGTGCTTTTGCCGGAAGGCTTATACCCAATCGCGGTTCTTGTTACCATATAGCATGTTCGAAGAGTTCTCCAGCGGCTACTACTTCGGTCGATTGTACGTCGAACCGTTCGACGGTGATCGGGCGGTCATGCAGCGAGAGCAACACGAACAGGTGAACGAGGAGCTGTACGCGACCGGTGATGGGGTAGAGCGTCTCGACGCACCGCTGGTGATGAAACTCGACCGACAGCACTTCTCGGTTCACGGCGATTCGGGGATTCCGCCGGATACGATCGCAGTCCCGGAATCGATCATCGACGGGGCAGGAATCGAGAATCCGCCGACGCTCAGCGAGGTGTTCCTCGCAAAGCGTGAGCATGCCCGGAAGCTGCTCGGGATGTTCGGTCAGCCGTCAGCACGGGCGGACGCCCTCGACGATGGTTCGACGAGCGGCCAGTGATTAACGCGGCGACCGATAGCGTTTTGCGACGATACGACGATCAGACACCCATGCGCGAAGCAGAGGAAACGACTCGCGAACGGATCGCCCGGACGCTCCGGGAACGCACCGAGACGCCGAGCGGACTGGCAGCCGAGTTCGACGTCTCGGTCGGGAGCGTGCTGACCCACGTTCAGCATCTCGCACGATCGCTGGATGGCAGCGACGAACAGCTCCTCGTCGCACCACCGACCTGTCGGGAGTGTGGTTTCGACGAGTTCGACGATCTCGCGAACGTT from Natranaeroarchaeum aerophilus includes these protein-coding regions:
- a CDS encoding transcriptional regulator, with amino-acid sequence MREAEETTRERIARTLRERTETPSGLAAEFDVSVGSVLTHVQHLARSLDGSDEQLLVAPPTCRECGFDEFDDLANVPSRCPDCKHEGIEEPAFRID
- a CDS encoding ArsR/SmtB family transcription factor, giving the protein MDSAALLDLLGNENRRRILRLLAHKPCYVTEISEYLDVSPKAVIDHLRKLEEAGIIESRTDSQRRKYFHISRNLRLEVNVSPYEFGTKSAYPRNRALDVTTWRYLSLDIHASRDGDDSQSLAAELRELERLENELSMAQRWVQGRLTDVLDRLTDELEATENSRLYADVLLELAERPRGTDAISDAVDAPPGMVEQVLAEMAEEGLVSRVEDGWTLVE
- a CDS encoding DUF5802 family protein — encoded protein: MFEEFSSGYYFGRLYVEPFDGDRAVMQREQHEQVNEELYATGDGVERLDAPLVMKLDRQHFSVHGDSGIPPDTIAVPESIIDGAGIENPPTLSEVFLAKREHARKLLGMFGQPSARADALDDGSTSGQ